The Coriobacteriia bacterium region CTACAAGCGGCGCGAGCCAAGCGATGTTGGGTGGGAAGTGGCCCACTTCGTAGACGACTGCTGCAAGAGTGGTCACGCCCAGGATCGTCAGCGGATAGCGCCGACGCCACACCAGGGGCAGGAAAGCGAGCGCAGTGACCACGTACGCCCAGGGCGAGGGAGTCCCGCCCGGACCGAACGGGGTGGCCGTCGGCGGTTGCGCCGAGAGCCTCGTGAGGGCGGCGTGGTCGAGTTGCCGGGGGCCATGCCCGCCATCGCCAAAGGAGAGCGAGCGCGGAATCAGTAGGCCCATGCAACCCACGACCGTCAGCGCGAGCGCGAACGCCGCGTCCTGCACGATCTGGGGAAGCCGCTTGAGGGTATGTGTCATGTTCTCGACCATGACGTGATGGTAGCCGCTCGCCGAGATGAGCGCATGAGCTTTGTGGAGTACCTGTGAATACTCCGTGTGCGGTAGCGGCTAGGAGCGGGGTCGCACTGGCTAGCGCGCGCGGCCGAGAGCAACCGTCACCAGCACCTCGCCATCGCGGACGAAAGCCGGGAACGTCGAGACGTGTGCGTCCGGATGATCCGTCGTTCCGGTGCGCACGTCGTAGCGCCACCCATGCCACGGGCACGTCAGGTAGTAGCCGTCCGTGAAGCCGTCGGAGAGCGGCCCGAACGCGTGGCGGCACAGATTCGAGAGCGCGAAAACCTCGTCGTCGACCCGCGCGACCACTATGTCGCGCTTGCCGATCTTGACGTGGCGCACCCCTCCCGGCGCGAGGTCCTCAAGACGCGCGACCGGCACGTCGACCAGCGAGCCGGCATGCGGCTCCTCAATCACGCCGATCAGCTCGGCGCCGTCCTCGACATCGGTGCGGATGAACAGACCGCACCAGCACTTCTGCATCGCCGCGAACTGGTCGGAGTAGAACGCGATGCACGGACAGACGATCTTCAGGTCTTCCTTGGGATCGCCCGTGCGCATGCGGCAGGGGCAGTAGACGTCGCCATCGCGATCGAGGACGACAAGCTCGCTCTCGAGCACGTCGTCGACAAACTCGGTCTCGGTGTTGAACTTGTAGCCGAGATGAGCCGCGAACGGCTCCATGTAGGCTTTCAGGTCGTTGATGGTG contains the following coding sequences:
- a CDS encoding ferredoxin-thioredoxin reductase catalytic domain-containing protein, with translation MTPDETKPVRRVLPAGTTINDLKAYMEPFAAHLGYKFNTETEFVDDVLESELVVLDRDGDVYCPCRMRTGDPKEDLKIVCPCIAFYSDQFAAMQKCWCGLFIRTDVEDGAELIGVIEEPHAGSLVDVPVARLEDLAPGGVRHVKIGKRDIVVARVDDEVFALSNLCRHAFGPLSDGFTDGYYLTCPWHGWRYDVRTGTTDHPDAHVSTFPAFVRDGEVLVTVALGRAR